One window of the Archangium primigenium genome contains the following:
- the mxcG gene encoding myxochelin non-ribosomal peptide synthetase MxcG: MSESRDAAWPLSAAQHGIWTGQQFDLQSPVYNAGECIEILGSLDVTRFEAAVRRAVGEAEALHARFPPNGPEPVQVIDPRADWPLPVVDLTATPDPWAAARDWMRADLARTVDLTQGPLFAQVLFQASSERFFWYQRIHHIAMDGFGFSLLARRVAELYTALVSQQVITGGFGRLRAVLDEDAAYRSGPRYEADRAFWKEHLASAPPPVTLAPPAPMSSSFVRQTHHLGTAEAERLQVVAKQAGVSWPDLMLAATAAWLHRETEAPEVVLGLPVMSRLGTAALRVPCMAMNIVPLRVPVRAEQGLVEVARTVATELAIIRPHLRYRYEQLRRDLKMVGGQRRLFGPVVNIMPFDYGLRFAGLKTIAHNISAGPVEDLSLGVYARSDGQGPRVDFDANPACYRAEELRAHQDAFLQLLERWVAAPTEAIAPPAHGTAGVSGALLEGGPLPGPAHPVLEALCARAREQPEAVAVEHGPWRLSYRELVESARALSSRLLAEGVRPDSPVAVQVPRSIDAIVASLGVLFAGAGYLPLDPFGPESRTAAILADAAPAVLVTPTQPPEAKAAPTAPGALSVRRLEHPAVEASPPPAEPRPEAERLAYVIYTSGSTGQPNGVQISHGALAHFVAGATWRYGVTREDRVLQFAPLHFDASVEELFVTLCAGARLVLRTDEMLQSVPRLIEACASLGITVLDLPTAFWHELAYSVSTGALALPACLRTVIIGGEAALPERVARWRAAVGSRVHLLNTYGPTEATVVATVASLGDALEGAGEEVPIGRPLPGVSAALLDKHGRPVASGTEGELYLLGGGLARGYLGRPELDAKRFVTLSHWPGAPRAYRTGDTARLREDGQLVFVGRVDDEFKISGHRIDPSEVETVLLRQAGVKDAAVVGQVLEGGTRRLCAHLVVTEPRPTAAQLRRALLAALPAPMVPGAFVFREQLPRTSTGKVDRGELRRWTDTESTTSALEAATELEREVLRIWEQVLGVSGISAQDDFFELGGQSLQSIQVANRLGVILGRDVPVATVFRHPTAAGLAQALERGEDTVASAGGPPPAMLADAVLSEDIVPRGLRVAPASTPARQVLLTGATGFVGTHLLDQLLRQTSARVVCPIRARDEAHAMERLRTALEGQGLSTQGLSERVLALPADLTQPMLGLEPARFHGLAAECDAVYHNAAVVSVVREYGSLRAVNVRGTQELLRLAAAVRPKPLHYVSTLAVAPQANLRPEVSEDFVPAHDGLRDGYQQSKWVAERLVEQAGERGLPVAVYRLGRVVGAIDTAIVNPQDLVWRILLAGISVGALPHMEVSESWTPVDYVARALVRLSLSARSGPVFNLAPTPEVRLPELFGWVRDYGYPVEHLPLPEWRERVARDKATADERATLAFFDLRTGSADAVFGLGPIRCERVLQTLEGSGIHCPPADRALLHRYLDFCVKHGLLPRP; the protein is encoded by the coding sequence ATGAGTGAGTCGAGGGATGCGGCCTGGCCGCTGTCGGCGGCCCAGCACGGAATCTGGACGGGTCAGCAGTTCGACCTCCAGAGCCCCGTCTACAACGCGGGTGAATGCATCGAGATCCTCGGCTCGCTCGACGTGACGCGCTTCGAGGCCGCCGTGCGGCGGGCCGTCGGCGAGGCGGAGGCCCTGCACGCCCGCTTCCCGCCCAATGGCCCGGAGCCGGTCCAGGTCATCGATCCGCGGGCCGACTGGCCGCTGCCCGTGGTGGATCTCACCGCGACGCCAGACCCGTGGGCCGCGGCCCGCGACTGGATGCGCGCCGACCTGGCCCGGACCGTGGACCTCACCCAGGGGCCGCTCTTCGCGCAGGTGCTGTTCCAGGCCTCGTCCGAGCGCTTCTTCTGGTACCAGCGCATCCACCACATCGCGATGGACGGCTTTGGCTTCTCGCTGCTCGCGCGACGGGTGGCGGAGCTGTACACGGCGCTCGTGTCCCAGCAGGTCATCACCGGCGGCTTCGGCCGGCTGCGCGCGGTGCTGGACGAGGACGCCGCCTACCGCTCCGGGCCCCGCTACGAGGCGGACCGGGCCTTCTGGAAGGAGCACCTCGCCAGCGCGCCCCCACCCGTGACGCTGGCCCCTCCCGCCCCCATGTCCTCGAGCTTCGTGCGCCAGACGCACCACCTGGGCACCGCCGAGGCCGAGCGGCTCCAGGTCGTCGCGAAGCAGGCGGGCGTGAGCTGGCCGGACCTGATGCTCGCGGCGACGGCGGCCTGGCTGCACCGCGAGACGGAGGCCCCCGAGGTGGTGCTCGGTCTGCCGGTGATGTCCCGTCTGGGCACCGCCGCGCTGCGTGTGCCCTGCATGGCCATGAACATCGTGCCCCTGCGCGTGCCCGTGCGCGCGGAGCAGGGGCTGGTCGAGGTGGCGCGGACCGTGGCCACGGAGCTGGCCATCATCCGGCCCCACCTGCGCTACCGCTACGAGCAGCTGCGGCGGGACCTGAAGATGGTGGGCGGACAGCGCCGCCTGTTCGGCCCCGTGGTCAACATCATGCCGTTCGACTACGGCCTGCGCTTCGCGGGCCTGAAGACGATCGCGCACAACATCTCCGCCGGCCCCGTGGAGGACCTGTCCCTCGGCGTCTACGCCCGGAGTGATGGCCAGGGCCCCCGCGTCGACTTCGACGCCAACCCCGCCTGCTACCGCGCCGAGGAGCTGCGCGCCCACCAGGACGCGTTCCTCCAGTTGCTGGAGCGCTGGGTGGCCGCGCCCACGGAGGCCATCGCCCCCCCCGCGCACGGAACGGCGGGCGTGTCCGGCGCGCTCCTCGAGGGCGGTCCACTGCCGGGCCCCGCCCATCCGGTGCTGGAGGCGCTGTGCGCCCGGGCCCGGGAGCAGCCCGAGGCCGTGGCGGTGGAGCACGGTCCCTGGCGCCTGAGCTACCGGGAGCTGGTCGAGTCCGCGCGTGCCCTGTCGTCGCGGCTCCTCGCGGAGGGCGTGCGTCCGGACTCGCCCGTGGCGGTGCAGGTGCCCCGGAGCATCGATGCCATCGTGGCGAGCCTCGGCGTGCTGTTCGCCGGCGCGGGCTACCTGCCGCTCGATCCGTTCGGCCCCGAGTCCCGGACGGCCGCCATTCTCGCGGACGCCGCGCCCGCGGTGCTCGTCACCCCCACGCAGCCGCCCGAGGCCAAGGCGGCGCCGACCGCCCCCGGCGCGCTGTCCGTGCGCCGTCTGGAGCACCCGGCGGTGGAGGCATCCCCCCCCCCGGCCGAGCCCCGCCCGGAAGCGGAGCGCCTGGCCTACGTCATCTACACCTCGGGCTCGACGGGTCAGCCCAACGGCGTGCAGATCTCCCACGGCGCGCTGGCCCACTTCGTGGCGGGCGCGACCTGGCGCTACGGCGTGACACGCGAGGACCGGGTGTTGCAGTTCGCCCCCCTGCACTTCGACGCCAGCGTGGAGGAGCTCTTCGTCACCCTGTGCGCGGGCGCGCGCCTGGTGCTGCGCACGGACGAGATGCTCCAGTCCGTCCCCCGGCTCATCGAGGCCTGCGCCAGCCTGGGCATCACCGTGTTGGATCTGCCCACGGCCTTCTGGCACGAGCTGGCGTACAGCGTCTCCACGGGCGCGCTCGCGCTTCCCGCCTGCCTGCGCACGGTCATCATCGGCGGCGAGGCCGCGCTGCCCGAGCGCGTGGCCCGCTGGCGCGCCGCCGTGGGCTCTCGGGTGCACCTGCTCAACACGTATGGCCCCACCGAGGCCACCGTGGTGGCCACCGTCGCCTCGCTCGGTGACGCGCTGGAGGGCGCGGGCGAGGAGGTGCCCATTGGCCGTCCCCTGCCAGGCGTGAGCGCGGCGCTGCTCGACAAGCACGGCCGGCCCGTGGCGTCGGGCACGGAGGGCGAGCTGTACCTCCTGGGCGGCGGCCTCGCCCGAGGCTACCTGGGCCGCCCGGAGCTGGACGCGAAGCGCTTCGTCACGCTGTCGCACTGGCCGGGCGCGCCCCGGGCCTACCGCACTGGCGACACCGCCCGGCTGCGCGAGGATGGACAGCTCGTGTTCGTGGGCCGCGTGGATGACGAGTTCAAGATCAGCGGGCACCGCATCGATCCCTCCGAGGTGGAGACCGTGCTGCTGCGCCAGGCCGGCGTGAAGGACGCCGCGGTGGTGGGCCAGGTGCTGGAGGGAGGCACGCGGCGGCTGTGCGCGCACCTCGTCGTCACCGAGCCCAGGCCCACGGCGGCCCAGCTGCGCCGGGCGCTCCTCGCGGCGCTGCCCGCGCCCATGGTGCCGGGCGCCTTCGTGTTCCGCGAGCAACTGCCGAGGACCAGCACGGGCAAGGTGGACCGGGGCGAGCTGCGCCGGTGGACGGACACGGAGTCGACGACGTCCGCGCTCGAGGCCGCCACGGAGCTGGAGCGCGAGGTGCTGCGCATCTGGGAGCAGGTGCTCGGCGTGAGTGGCATCTCCGCGCAGGACGACTTCTTCGAGCTGGGCGGGCAGTCCCTGCAGAGCATCCAGGTCGCCAATCGGCTCGGCGTCATCCTCGGCCGGGACGTCCCGGTCGCCACGGTGTTCCGTCACCCGACCGCCGCGGGACTGGCCCAGGCCCTGGAGCGCGGAGAGGACACGGTGGCCAGCGCCGGGGGACCGCCGCCCGCGATGCTCGCCGACGCCGTCCTGTCCGAGGACATCGTCCCGCGAGGCCTGCGCGTAGCCCCGGCCTCGACGCCCGCGCGGCAGGTGCTGCTCACGGGCGCCACGGGCTTCGTCGGCACGCACCTGCTGGACCAACTGCTGCGGCAGACGAGCGCCCGCGTGGTGTGCCCGATCCGGGCCCGGGATGAAGCCCATGCGATGGAGCGGCTGCGCACCGCCCTGGAGGGACAGGGCCTGTCCACCCAGGGGCTCTCGGAGCGGGTGCTCGCGCTGCCGGCGGACCTGACCCAGCCGATGCTCGGGCTGGAGCCCGCGCGCTTCCACGGCCTCGCCGCCGAGTGCGATGCCGTCTACCACAACGCCGCCGTGGTCAGCGTCGTGCGCGAGTACGGCAGCCTCCGGGCCGTCAACGTGCGCGGCACCCAGGAGCTGTTGCGGCTGGCGGCGGCCGTCCGGCCCAAGCCCCTGCACTACGTGTCCACCCTGGCGGTGGCGCCCCAGGCCAACCTGCGCCCCGAGGTCTCCGAGGACTTCGTGCCCGCGCACGACGGCCTGCGCGATGGCTACCAGCAGAGCAAGTGGGTCGCGGAACGGCTGGTGGAGCAGGCCGGCGAGCGCGGCCTTCCCGTGGCCGTCTACCGGCTGGGCCGCGTGGTGGGCGCCATCGACACCGCCATCGTCAATCCACAGGACCTCGTCTGGCGCATCCTCCTGGCGGGCATCTCCGTCGGCGCGCTGCCCCACATGGAGGTCAGTGAGTCCTGGACGCCCGTGGACTACGTGGCGCGGGCGCTCGTCCGGCTGTCGCTGTCGGCCCGGTCCGGTCCGGTCTTCAACCTCGCGCCCACGCCCGAGGTGCGGCTGCCGGAGCTGTTCGGCTGGGTGCGCGACTACGGCTACCCGGTAGAACACCTTCCCCTGCCCGAGTGGCGCGAGCGCGTGGCGCGCGACAAGGCCACCGCGGACGAGCGCGCCACCCTGGCCTTCTTCGACCTGCGCACGGGCTCGGCCGATGCCGTCTTCGGCCTGGGTCCCATTCGCTGCGAGCGGGTGCTCCAGACGCTGGAAGGCAGTGGCATCCACTGCCCTCCCGCGGACCGCGCGCTGCTCCATCGCTACCTCGACTTCTGCGTGAAGCACGGACTGCTGCCTCGACCATGA
- a CDS encoding 2,3-dihydro-2,3-dihydroxybenzoate dehydrogenase: MGASTRVALVTGAAQGIGAAVARALSGDAVVVALDRKAEGVAAVVEQLRAQGARAEALVADVSDAAEVDAAVDRIEREVGPICVLANVAGVLRMGAVASYSDADWQATFAVNTHGVFHVSRAVAQRMVPRKQGVIVTVGSNAAGVPRMGMAAYAASKAASTLFTKCLGLELAEHGIRCNVVSPGSTDTEMQRALWTDEQGARAVIAGSPEAFKLGIPLRRIATPEDIAEAVSFLVSDRARHITLHNLCVDGGATLGA, encoded by the coding sequence ATGGGAGCGAGCACGAGGGTGGCCCTGGTGACGGGAGCCGCGCAGGGGATTGGGGCGGCGGTGGCGCGCGCCCTGTCGGGTGACGCCGTGGTCGTCGCCCTGGACCGGAAGGCGGAGGGCGTGGCGGCGGTGGTCGAGCAGCTGCGCGCCCAGGGCGCCCGGGCCGAGGCCCTGGTGGCCGATGTGAGCGACGCCGCCGAGGTGGACGCGGCGGTCGATCGCATCGAGCGCGAGGTGGGGCCCATCTGCGTGCTGGCCAACGTGGCCGGGGTGCTGCGCATGGGGGCGGTCGCCTCGTACAGCGACGCGGACTGGCAGGCCACCTTCGCGGTCAACACCCACGGGGTGTTCCACGTGAGCCGCGCCGTGGCCCAGCGCATGGTGCCGCGCAAGCAGGGCGTCATCGTCACCGTGGGCTCCAATGCCGCCGGTGTGCCCCGCATGGGCATGGCCGCCTACGCCGCGTCCAAGGCCGCCTCCACCCTGTTCACCAAGTGCCTGGGGCTGGAGCTGGCCGAGCACGGCATCCGGTGCAACGTCGTGTCCCCGGGCTCCACGGACACCGAGATGCAGCGCGCGCTGTGGACGGACGAGCAGGGCGCGCGCGCGGTGATCGCCGGCTCGCCCGAGGCCTTCAAGCTGGGCATTCCGCTGCGCCGCATCGCCACGCCCGAGGACATCGCCGAGGCCGTGTCCTTCCTGGTGTCCGACCGGGCCCGCCACATCACCCTGCACAACCTGTGTGTCGACGGAGGCGCCACGCTCGGCGCCTGA
- a CDS encoding TlpA disulfide reductase family protein yields MLSVAVAYENEADVRRFVREHAVDYPVLLDGDGRTRAYAVNQFPTTFFVSAEGRIEHAVTGYTPLPGMLWRLGW; encoded by the coding sequence GTGCTGAGCGTGGCGGTGGCCTACGAGAACGAGGCCGACGTGCGCCGCTTCGTGCGCGAGCACGCGGTGGACTACCCCGTGCTGCTCGACGGCGACGGGCGGACCCGCGCGTACGCCGTGAACCAGTTCCCCACCACCTTCTTCGTGTCGGCCGAGGGCCGCATCGAGCACGCCGTCACCGGCTACACCCCCCTGCCCGGCATGCTCTGGCGCCTGGGGTGGTGA
- a CDS encoding peroxiredoxin family protein, protein MGLPARVGARLRYLWIQARRRWWGRLGMDLLLLALVLTAVNAWQTRRLPVGAPAPDFTLRGLDGQPVRLSALRGQRVVLAFWAPWCGVCKAESSTLSWLQRLMGGRPGC, encoded by the coding sequence ATGGGACTTCCGGCTCGGGTGGGCGCGCGCCTGCGATACCTCTGGATCCAGGCGCGTCGCCGGTGGTGGGGACGGCTGGGCATGGACCTGCTCCTGCTCGCGCTCGTCCTCACCGCCGTCAACGCCTGGCAGACGCGCCGCCTGCCCGTGGGTGCCCCCGCGCCGGACTTCACCCTGCGAGGCCTCGACGGACAGCCCGTGCGGCTGTCCGCGCTGCGCGGCCAGCGCGTGGTGCTCGCCTTCTGGGCCCCCTGGTGCGGGGTGTGCAAGGCCGAGTCCTCCACCCTGTCCTGGCTCCAGCGGCTGATGGGGGGTCGGCCCGGGTGCTGA
- a CDS encoding isochorismatase family protein: MGLPAIAPYSMPGTSDLPKNKVSWTPDAKRAVLLIHDMQNYFVGAFTAGQSPVNELVANIQRLRKHCTSLGIPVVFSAQPGGQTPAQRGLQLDMWGAGINGGPEQKRIIDALEPAPGDIHLTKWRYSAFHNTALMDVLREQGRDQLLITGIYAHIGCLQTATHAFMSDVQAFMVADALGDFSREQHEFALHYAAKLCGVTATTDGVIELLGPAPLTAAASLSPERVREDVAELLEQTAADLREDENLLERGMDSIRIMSLVERWRRTGAEVSFVELAEKPTLADWCALLTPNARAATTVAMR, encoded by the coding sequence ATGGGCCTTCCCGCCATCGCCCCCTATTCCATGCCCGGCACGTCCGACCTTCCCAAGAACAAGGTGTCGTGGACGCCCGACGCGAAGCGCGCCGTCCTGCTCATCCACGACATGCAGAACTACTTCGTGGGCGCGTTCACCGCCGGCCAGTCCCCGGTGAACGAGCTGGTGGCCAACATCCAGCGCCTGCGCAAGCACTGCACCTCCCTGGGCATCCCCGTGGTGTTCTCCGCGCAGCCCGGCGGCCAGACGCCCGCGCAGCGCGGCCTGCAGCTGGACATGTGGGGCGCGGGCATCAACGGCGGCCCGGAGCAGAAGCGCATCATCGACGCGCTCGAGCCCGCTCCCGGCGACATCCACCTCACCAAGTGGCGCTACAGCGCGTTCCACAACACCGCGCTCATGGACGTGCTGCGCGAGCAGGGCCGGGACCAGCTCCTCATCACCGGCATCTACGCGCACATCGGCTGCCTGCAGACGGCCACGCACGCCTTCATGAGCGACGTGCAGGCCTTCATGGTGGCCGATGCCCTCGGGGACTTCTCCCGGGAGCAGCACGAGTTCGCGCTCCACTACGCGGCGAAGCTGTGCGGTGTCACCGCCACCACGGATGGCGTCATCGAGCTCCTGGGCCCGGCGCCCCTGACGGCCGCCGCGTCGCTCAGCCCCGAGCGGGTGCGCGAGGACGTGGCCGAGTTGCTCGAGCAGACGGCCGCCGACCTCCGCGAGGACGAGAACCTGCTCGAGCGCGGCATGGACTCCATCCGCATCATGAGCCTGGTGGAGCGCTGGCGCCGCACGGGCGCCGAGGTCTCCTTCGTGGAGCTGGCCGAGAAGCCCACGCTGGCCGACTGGTGCGCCCTGCTCACCCCGAACGCCCGCGCCGCCACCACCGTGGCGATGCGCTGA
- a CDS encoding (2,3-dihydroxybenzoyl)adenylate synthase has product MSESFPGCPTWPEEFATRYRQAGYWRGETFGQLLRERAERHGARTALVGGTQRLSYRELDLRADQLAAGFHALGIQAGDRVVVQLPNLPEFLEVCFALFRLGALPVFALPAHRASEIGYFCEFAQAAAYIIPDKHGGFDYRTLAEQVRAQVPTLRHVIVVGDAGPFRALKDLYAEPRALTGPSPSDVAFFQLSGGSTGVPKLIPRTHDDYIYSLRGSVEICQLDERSVYLCALPASHNFPLSSPGTLGTLYAGGTVVMASNPSPDECFALIARERVTITALVPPLAMIWLESAQSRRHDLSSLRVLQVGGARLSDEAARRVRPTLGCTLQQVFGMAEGLVNYTRLDDAEERIVTTQGRPICPDDEVRVVDEDGHDVAPGQTGQLLTRGPYTIRGYYRAEAHNARAFTPDGFYCTGDLVRLTPEGDLVVEGRAKDQINRGGDKVAAEEVENHLLAHPAVHNAAVVAVPDAFLGERSCAFIIARDTRPTAAALTAFLRTRGLAAFKIPDRIEFVDTFPQTAVGKVSKKDLRASLARPTPSRA; this is encoded by the coding sequence GTGAGCGAGTCCTTTCCGGGGTGCCCCACCTGGCCCGAGGAATTCGCCACGCGCTACCGCCAGGCGGGCTACTGGCGCGGGGAGACGTTCGGGCAGCTCCTGCGGGAGCGGGCCGAGCGCCACGGGGCGCGCACCGCGCTCGTCGGCGGCACCCAGCGCCTGAGCTACCGCGAGCTGGACCTGCGCGCGGATCAGCTCGCCGCGGGCTTCCACGCCTTGGGCATCCAGGCGGGAGACCGGGTGGTGGTGCAGCTGCCCAACCTCCCCGAGTTCCTCGAGGTGTGCTTCGCCCTGTTCCGGCTGGGCGCGCTGCCCGTGTTCGCCCTGCCCGCGCACCGCGCCTCGGAGATCGGCTACTTCTGCGAGTTCGCCCAGGCGGCGGCCTACATCATCCCGGACAAGCATGGCGGCTTCGACTACCGCACGCTGGCCGAGCAGGTGCGCGCCCAGGTGCCGACCCTGCGCCACGTGATCGTCGTGGGCGACGCGGGCCCCTTCCGCGCGCTCAAGGACCTCTACGCCGAGCCCCGCGCGCTCACCGGGCCCTCCCCGAGCGACGTGGCCTTCTTCCAGCTCTCGGGCGGGAGCACGGGCGTACCCAAGCTCATCCCGCGCACGCACGACGACTACATCTACAGCCTGCGGGGCAGCGTGGAGATCTGCCAGCTGGACGAGCGGAGCGTCTACCTGTGCGCCCTGCCCGCCTCGCACAACTTCCCCCTCAGCTCGCCGGGCACACTCGGCACGCTGTACGCGGGGGGCACGGTGGTGATGGCCTCCAATCCGAGCCCGGACGAGTGCTTCGCGCTGATCGCCCGCGAGCGGGTGACGATCACCGCGCTGGTGCCGCCTCTCGCCATGATCTGGCTGGAGTCCGCCCAGAGCCGGCGGCATGACCTGTCCAGCCTGCGGGTGCTCCAGGTCGGCGGGGCCCGGCTCAGCGACGAGGCCGCGCGGCGCGTACGCCCCACGCTGGGCTGCACGCTCCAGCAGGTGTTCGGCATGGCCGAGGGCCTGGTCAACTACACCCGCCTGGATGACGCCGAGGAGCGCATCGTCACCACCCAGGGCCGCCCCATCTGCCCGGACGACGAGGTGCGCGTGGTGGACGAGGACGGCCACGACGTGGCGCCGGGGCAGACGGGCCAGTTGCTGACGCGCGGGCCCTACACCATCCGGGGCTACTACCGCGCCGAGGCCCACAACGCCCGGGCCTTCACGCCCGACGGCTTCTACTGCACGGGGGACCTCGTGCGCCTCACGCCCGAGGGCGACCTCGTGGTGGAGGGCCGCGCGAAGGATCAGATCAACCGGGGCGGCGACAAGGTCGCGGCCGAGGAGGTGGAGAACCACCTGCTCGCCCACCCCGCCGTGCACAACGCGGCCGTGGTGGCCGTACCGGATGCGTTCCTCGGGGAGCGCTCCTGCGCGTTCATCATCGCGCGGGACACCCGGCCCACCGCCGCGGCGCTCACCGCCTTCCTGCGCACGCGCGGCCTGGCGGCCTTCAAGATTCCCGACCGCATCGAGTTCGTCGACACCTTCCCCCAGACGGCCGTCGGCAAGGTCAGCAAGAAGGACCTGCGCGCCTCGCTCGCGCGTCCGACGCCGTCCCGGGCCTGA
- the dhbC gene encoding isochorismate synthase DhbC produces MSERPLAQTLATQLLDSYEAGSSFFFASPKRTLLARGTFATVPPLDGPEALRRLPEQVRAALDEARDAGHDIPVVVGAVPFDGAHPAHLVVPMTLQRAGSLAFDAAAPRVAAQNPFTLRPVPEPSAYLHGVAQALELMRSGPLRKVVLSRSLHLDTPTPIDLPQLLRNLAQRNAAGYTFAADLPAHAGAARRTLIGASPELLVSRSGLQVLANPLAGSAARSPDPVEDQARAAALSVSPKDLHEHAVVIEAIAEALRPYCKTLDVPKGPSLIHTPTLWHLSSRISGELLDPSISSLTLAAAMHPTPAVCGYPTRLAHEAIGTIEPFDRGFYTGTVGWCDATGDGQWAVTIRCAEADERTLRLFAGAGIVVGSTPESELAETEAKFRTMLHAMGLGQEARP; encoded by the coding sequence ATGTCCGAACGTCCCCTGGCGCAGACGCTGGCCACGCAGTTGCTCGACAGCTACGAGGCGGGCTCCTCCTTCTTCTTCGCGTCCCCCAAGCGCACCCTGCTGGCGCGCGGCACCTTCGCCACCGTGCCTCCCCTGGACGGCCCGGAGGCGCTGCGACGGCTGCCGGAGCAGGTGCGGGCGGCGCTCGACGAGGCGCGCGACGCGGGCCATGACATCCCGGTGGTGGTGGGCGCGGTGCCCTTCGACGGCGCCCACCCGGCGCACCTCGTGGTGCCCATGACGCTGCAGCGCGCGGGCTCGCTCGCCTTCGACGCGGCGGCGCCGCGCGTGGCCGCCCAGAACCCGTTCACCCTGCGGCCCGTGCCCGAGCCCTCCGCCTACCTGCACGGCGTGGCCCAGGCCCTGGAGCTCATGCGCAGCGGCCCCTTGCGCAAGGTGGTGCTGTCGCGCTCGCTGCACCTGGACACGCCCACGCCCATCGACCTGCCCCAGCTCCTGCGCAACCTCGCCCAGCGCAACGCCGCCGGCTACACCTTCGCGGCGGACCTGCCCGCCCACGCGGGCGCGGCCCGCCGCACCCTCATCGGCGCCAGCCCCGAGCTGCTCGTGTCGCGCTCCGGCCTGCAGGTGCTCGCCAATCCGCTCGCGGGCTCGGCCGCGCGCAGCCCGGACCCGGTGGAGGATCAGGCCCGCGCCGCCGCGTTGAGCGTCTCGCCCAAGGACTTGCACGAGCACGCCGTGGTCATCGAGGCCATCGCCGAGGCACTGCGCCCGTACTGCAAGACGCTGGACGTGCCCAAGGGCCCCTCGCTCATCCACACCCCCACCCTGTGGCACCTGTCCAGCCGCATCAGCGGCGAGCTGTTGGACCCCTCCATCTCCTCGCTGACGCTGGCGGCGGCCATGCACCCCACCCCCGCGGTGTGCGGCTACCCGACGCGGCTCGCGCACGAGGCCATCGGCACCATCGAGCCCTTCGACCGCGGCTTCTACACGGGCACGGTGGGCTGGTGCGACGCCACGGGCGACGGACAGTGGGCCGTCACCATCCGCTGCGCCGAGGCGGACGAGCGCACGCTGCGTCTGTTCGCGGGCGCGGGCATCGTGGTCGGCTCCACGCCCGAGTCCGAGCTGGCGGAGACCGAGGCGAAGTTCCGCACCATGTTGCACGCCATGGGCCTGGGCCAGGAGGCGCGGCCGTGA
- a CDS encoding ferritin-like domain-containing protein, with product MSSHDQPFLTDINEIRRRAREHLEEGALTPDYEGDVKVTIQLLNDALATEIVCVLRYSSHYVSAQGIQSESVKAEFGEHAREEQQHAMQLAERINQLGGVANFNPEGLMSRSASQFSEGKNLVDMIREDLIAERIAVQTYQEMIRYFANHDPTTRRLLEEILAKEEEHANDMHDLLVAHQGQPMLNS from the coding sequence ATGAGCAGCCACGATCAGCCGTTCCTGACCGACATCAACGAGATCCGCCGCCGGGCCCGCGAGCACCTGGAAGAGGGCGCGCTGACGCCGGACTACGAGGGGGACGTCAAGGTCACCATCCAGCTGCTCAACGACGCGCTGGCCACGGAGATCGTCTGCGTGCTGCGCTACAGCTCGCACTACGTCTCCGCGCAAGGCATCCAGAGCGAGTCGGTGAAGGCGGAGTTCGGTGAGCATGCGCGCGAGGAGCAGCAGCACGCGATGCAGCTCGCCGAGCGCATCAACCAGCTCGGTGGTGTGGCCAACTTCAACCCCGAGGGGCTGATGTCGCGCAGCGCCAGCCAGTTCTCCGAGGGCAAGAACCTGGTGGACATGATCCGCGAGGATCTCATCGCCGAGCGCATCGCCGTGCAGACCTACCAGGAGATGATCCGCTACTTCGCCAACCACGACCCGACCACGCGCCGGCTGCTCGAGGAGATCCTCGCCAAGGAGGAGGAGCACGCCAACGACATGCACGACCTGCTCGTCGCGCACCAGGGTCAGCCGATGCTCAACAGCTAG